From a region of the Mycobacteroides saopaulense genome:
- a CDS encoding cupin domain-containing protein yields the protein MSALTVLQTVTPPVIPSDAHVMTVQIEWPAGSSGTPPHRHPGGPAFGYVVEGEMLFELEGQAPRVVKAGEAFWEPGGDVIHYSDANNRTDTALRFVVTMMCKPGAPMLVLVDEEELRQRADQRVSA from the coding sequence ATGAGCGCACTGACGGTGCTGCAGACCGTGACACCGCCGGTGATCCCGTCCGACGCCCACGTGATGACGGTGCAGATCGAGTGGCCTGCCGGTAGTTCGGGGACTCCACCACATCGTCATCCGGGCGGTCCGGCGTTCGGCTACGTGGTGGAGGGGGAGATGCTCTTCGAGTTGGAGGGCCAAGCGCCGCGCGTGGTCAAGGCCGGTGAGGCGTTCTGGGAGCCCGGCGGCGATGTCATCCACTACTCGGATGCCAACAACCGCACCGATACCGCGTTGCGCTTCGTGGTCACCATGATGTGCAAACCCGGCGCGCCGATGTTGGTGCTGGTCGACGAGGAGGAACTTCGACAGCGGGCCGATCAGAGGGTGTCCGCGTAG
- a CDS encoding SDR family oxidoreductase, translated as MKITVVGATGQIGSRVVSLLTADGHEVVAASLSSGANVVTGEGLVDALAGSNVVIDVVNSPSFDDGPVMDFFTASARNLVDAANQTGVGHYVALSIVGADGLPDSGYMRAKVAQENIITESGLPYTIVRATQFQEFAEAITDTLVVGDEIRVPDARIQLIAVDDVSAQVAQAAEAEPRNGIINIGGPEKLSFADMARAVLDARGDDKPVVVDSGATYFGTPVDDFSLVTGEDGVLTQTRFADWPARR; from the coding sequence ATGAAAATCACAGTTGTTGGGGCCACCGGCCAAATCGGTTCACGGGTGGTGTCGTTGCTCACCGCAGACGGCCATGAGGTGGTGGCGGCATCGCTGTCCTCGGGCGCGAACGTCGTGACCGGCGAGGGATTGGTCGACGCGTTGGCAGGGTCGAATGTGGTAATCGATGTTGTCAATTCTCCGTCGTTCGACGACGGCCCGGTGATGGACTTCTTCACAGCCTCGGCACGCAATCTCGTTGACGCGGCGAACCAGACCGGCGTGGGCCACTACGTCGCACTCTCCATCGTCGGCGCGGACGGTCTGCCGGACAGCGGCTACATGCGGGCGAAAGTGGCGCAGGAGAACATCATTACCGAATCTGGATTGCCCTACACCATTGTGCGGGCCACCCAGTTCCAGGAATTCGCGGAGGCGATCACCGACACGCTGGTCGTCGGCGACGAGATCCGGGTGCCCGACGCCAGGATTCAGCTGATCGCCGTCGACGATGTGTCCGCACAGGTGGCACAGGCCGCGGAGGCAGAGCCCCGCAACGGGATCATCAATATCGGTGGGCCAGAAAAGCTTTCGTTCGCAGACATGGCGCGGGCGGTACTCGACGCGCGCGGCGATGACAAGCCGGTGGTGGTGGACTCCGGTGCTACCTACTTCGGTACGCCCGTGGATGACTTCAGTCTGGTCACCGGTGAGGACGGTGTGTTGACGCAGACCCGGTTCGCCGATTGGCCGGCTCGCCGGTGA